The Hymenobacter sp. DG01 genome has a segment encoding these proteins:
- a CDS encoding four helix bundle protein: MRKQKPHYQLQCWRLAFEFVPVAYDLARRFPAEERYELASQLRRAATSIPLNIAEGAGRDGPAEFCRFLTIARASLTELDTTLLLAERLGYLTTAETDAAISTLDRIAALINGLLKKLRASP, encoded by the coding sequence ATGAGAAAGCAGAAGCCACATTATCAGTTGCAGTGTTGGCGGCTGGCTTTTGAGTTTGTGCCCGTTGCGTATGATCTGGCCCGCAGGTTCCCAGCAGAAGAGCGGTACGAACTGGCTTCTCAACTACGACGAGCCGCTACTTCTATCCCTCTGAACATTGCTGAAGGTGCCGGTCGTGACGGCCCCGCAGAGTTCTGTCGTTTCCTCACTATTGCCCGCGCCTCCCTTACTGAACTTGACACCACCTTACTACTGGCCGAACGTCTGGGATACCTCACTACCGCTGAAACCGACGCAGCCATTTCTACCTTAGACCGCATAGCTGCTCTTATCAACGGCCTACTAAAGAAGTTGCGCGCAAGCCCTTAG
- a CDS encoding methylmalonyl-CoA mutase family protein: MADSPRPAPVSFSEFDAVTTPQWQERIARDLKGKDPAALTWQTPDGFPVQPFYHQEALQQLGGAPSPQVRPEAHWRNVPTYSVPALERGRGAIERAADALSRGADGAHFVLGHAEGFDVEQLHQRLPLADTYICYTVRNGAARLMQRLTELEVSPRGFLVADPITRHAPDMAHQLDEVRTAITLSQGWPGFRALGLDVAYYGNRGATATQQIAFALSTAAAYLSELPTPELALNQVAAAMHLHVAVGPNYFFEIAKLRALRRLWATLLHAFNLPAEATQQLTIFASTATWSQTTLDPHTNLLRTTTEAMSAVMGGADAVSVGAFDCLFHAPNEFAERLARNLPVLLREEAYLDRVQDPAAGSYYLETLTDQLAREAWALFQKIEAAGGLPAATGLVMQELHASAQAQFRRIANGEQVVVGTNKFQNPNEKFDYNPKRLLRSREFDSTRATYPTEVLRLATALHFERREKKKKRAAMVLLGAHTNQIILESFLRTLPETERLELRAAHPEGTLSVLFSSAEEATLMYATPEQFGRLSRAISRVPIDEPNFIPPALLTADLATMQEAVHVFGFKEFTVQGYSTEDVLARLQGKK, encoded by the coding sequence ATGGCCGATTCGCCGCGCCCCGCGCCTGTTTCGTTTTCTGAATTTGACGCCGTTACTACCCCTCAGTGGCAGGAGCGCATTGCCCGCGACCTGAAGGGAAAAGACCCGGCCGCCCTGACCTGGCAGACGCCAGACGGGTTTCCGGTGCAGCCTTTCTACCACCAGGAGGCCCTGCAGCAACTGGGCGGCGCCCCCAGCCCGCAGGTACGGCCCGAGGCCCACTGGCGTAATGTGCCCACGTATTCGGTGCCGGCGCTGGAGCGGGGCCGCGGAGCCATTGAGCGCGCCGCCGACGCCCTCAGCCGGGGCGCCGACGGGGCTCACTTCGTGCTGGGCCACGCCGAGGGCTTCGATGTGGAGCAGCTGCATCAGCGCCTACCCCTCGCCGATACTTACATATGCTACACCGTGCGCAACGGCGCGGCCCGCCTCATGCAGCGCCTCACGGAGCTGGAGGTTTCGCCCCGGGGCTTTCTGGTAGCCGACCCCATCACCCGCCACGCCCCCGACATGGCTCATCAGCTGGATGAGGTGCGCACGGCCATTACCCTGAGCCAGGGCTGGCCCGGGTTCCGGGCCCTGGGGCTGGACGTAGCGTATTATGGCAACCGTGGCGCCACCGCTACCCAGCAGATTGCCTTTGCCCTGTCCACGGCCGCGGCCTACCTCAGCGAGCTGCCTACCCCCGAGCTGGCCCTGAACCAGGTTGCGGCAGCCATGCACCTGCACGTAGCGGTGGGCCCGAACTACTTTTTTGAAATAGCCAAGCTGCGGGCCCTGCGCCGCCTGTGGGCTACCCTGCTGCACGCCTTCAACCTTCCGGCTGAGGCAACCCAGCAGCTTACCATCTTCGCCAGCACGGCCACCTGGAGCCAGACTACCCTCGACCCGCACACTAACCTGCTGCGCACCACTACCGAGGCGATGAGCGCCGTGATGGGCGGGGCCGATGCCGTGAGCGTGGGTGCCTTCGACTGCCTGTTTCATGCCCCTAACGAGTTTGCCGAGCGCCTGGCCCGCAACCTGCCGGTGCTGCTGCGCGAGGAAGCCTACCTCGATAGAGTGCAGGACCCGGCCGCCGGTTCCTACTACCTCGAAACCCTCACCGACCAGCTGGCCCGCGAGGCCTGGGCGCTGTTCCAGAAGATAGAAGCGGCCGGTGGTCTGCCCGCCGCTACGGGGCTGGTTATGCAGGAGCTGCACGCCTCGGCCCAGGCGCAGTTCCGGCGCATTGCCAACGGCGAGCAGGTGGTAGTGGGCACCAATAAGTTTCAGAACCCCAACGAGAAGTTCGACTACAACCCCAAGCGCCTGCTGCGCAGCCGGGAGTTTGACAGCACCCGTGCCACCTACCCCACCGAGGTACTGCGGCTGGCTACGGCCCTGCACTTCGAGCGGCGGGAGAAAAAGAAGAAGCGCGCCGCCATGGTGCTGCTGGGCGCCCACACCAACCAGATTATTCTGGAGTCGTTTCTGCGGACCCTGCCGGAAACGGAACGGCTGGAGCTACGTGCCGCCCACCCGGAGGGCACGTTGTCGGTGCTGTTTTCCTCGGCCGAGGAAGCTACGCTGATGTACGCTACCCCCGAGCAATTCGGCCGCCTCTCCCGCGCCATTAGCCGCGTGCCCATCGACGAGCCCAACTTTATTCCGCCCGCCCTGCTTACCGCCGACCTGGCCACCATGCAGGAAGCCGTGCACGTGTTCGGCTTCAAGGAATTCACTGTGCAAGGCTACAGCACTGAGGATGTACTAGCCCGCCTGCAGGGGAAAAAGTGA